In Bubalus kerabau isolate K-KA32 ecotype Philippines breed swamp buffalo chromosome 4, PCC_UOA_SB_1v2, whole genome shotgun sequence, one DNA window encodes the following:
- the LOC129651503 gene encoding interferon omega-1-like, with the protein MAFMLSLLMALVLVSYGPGGSLGCDLSQNHVLVGRQNLRLLGQMRRLSPRFCLQDRKDFAFPQEMVEGGQLQEAQATSVLHEMLQQTFNLFHTERSSAAWDTTLLEQLRIGLHQQLDDLDACLGQVTGEEDSALGRTGPTLAMKRYFQGIHVYLKEKGYSDCAWEIVIVEIMRSFSSSTSLQERLRMMDADLNSP; encoded by the coding sequence ATGGCCTTCATGCTCTCTCTACTGATGGCCCTGGTGCTGGTCAGCTACGGCCCGGGAGGATCCCTGGGCTGTGACCTGTCTCAGAACCACGTGCTGGTTGGCAGGCAGAACCTCAGGCTCCTGGGCCAAATGAGGAGACTCTCCCCTCGCTTCTGTCTACAGGACAGAAAAGACTTCGCTTTCCCCCAGGAGATGGTAGAGGGCGGCCAGCTCCAGGAGGCCCAGGCCACCTCTGTGCTCCACGAGATGCTCCAGCAGACCTTCAACCTCTTCCACACAGAGCGCTCCTCTGCTGCCTGGGACACCACCCTCCTGGAGCAGCTCCGCATTGGACTCCATCAGCAGCTCGACGACCTGGACGCCTGCCTGGGGCAGGTGACAGGAGAGGAAGACTCTGCCCTGGGAAGGACGGGCCCCACACTGGCCATGAAGAGGTACTTCCAGGGCATCCATGTCTACCTGAAAGAGAAGGGATACAGCGACTGTGCCTGGGAAATCGTCATAGTGGAAATCATGAGATCCTTCTCTTCATCAACCAGCTTGCAAGAAAGGTTAAGAATGATGGACGCAGACTTGAACTCACCTTGA